A portion of the Algimonas porphyrae genome contains these proteins:
- a CDS encoding alpha/beta hydrolase family protein yields MFPVTLALASIALAGPPSARDFAMKRTAMMMEMSPEGGKVAYIARSFETICRTTRLERLPPERCKPDERVSAPVDRLLVKDITDPSMPVLRKISIPDDYKVNWLEWSSPDTLLMSIETRWVIGARYYRQPIGRILAIKLDGSKLMSVLFGEEEKLRDSNVKLSGVVDLLPDDPDHVVMGARRNGDYDLFKVNIDDGTAERIAKGHPLTIRWFTNKQHKPAVRMDCATNTCREIKVHRLSDGEVPENPDAKWGEVLTLEVEQRGDEEVQTMTWVAAADHPDQFYVEVEGEDQSHRAIKIFDVRTNRFVKDVFSDPDHDVGGTLINAKTGDYAGAYLWRDRLEYHLVDTDLQTHMDRVNAHFGDRANVIIAGFSEDRRRALAFVSAPNDPGGYYIYEFDDQSLTQIVSAAEAIPSELPSRTDIVSIPTRDGQAITGYHTRPLQNGEPVTAAPLIVLVHGGPESRDYFDYDRDVQFLTSRGYQLLQINFRGSSGYGRTFAEAGYRQWAGTMHDDVIDATRFMVSSGHATPDRTCIMGHSYGGYAALFAGAKRPDLFACVIAGSGVSDLYQSLKDDRRTYGKNSSTFEYWTKSIGDMKTDRAELEAASPVNLASRFDDPVLLVHGEYDRIVDLDQSTKMQKALERAGKSVEKLVLPVGHRHDSWSIEVSTTYFERLEAFLGGVFPETTAAN; encoded by the coding sequence ATGTTTCCGGTTACACTCGCTCTTGCCTCGATCGCTCTGGCGGGCCCGCCGAGCGCCCGCGATTTCGCCATGAAGCGCACCGCCATGATGATGGAAATGAGCCCTGAGGGAGGGAAGGTTGCCTATATCGCGCGGTCGTTCGAGACGATCTGCCGGACGACGCGTCTGGAACGGCTTCCGCCCGAGCGGTGCAAGCCCGACGAGCGGGTTTCGGCGCCCGTGGACCGGCTGCTGGTCAAGGACATCACCGATCCGTCAATGCCCGTGCTTCGGAAGATTTCGATCCCGGACGACTATAAGGTCAACTGGCTGGAATGGAGTTCGCCGGACACGCTACTGATGTCGATCGAGACACGCTGGGTTATCGGTGCGCGATACTACCGACAGCCGATCGGTCGCATCCTCGCGATAAAACTGGACGGCAGCAAGTTGATGAGCGTGCTGTTCGGTGAAGAAGAGAAGCTACGCGACAGTAACGTCAAACTCTCAGGCGTAGTCGACCTGCTGCCGGATGATCCGGATCATGTCGTCATGGGTGCGCGCCGGAATGGCGACTATGACCTGTTCAAGGTCAACATTGATGACGGGACCGCAGAACGGATCGCCAAGGGGCATCCCCTTACGATCAGATGGTTCACGAACAAGCAGCACAAACCCGCCGTGCGGATGGATTGCGCGACGAATACGTGCCGCGAAATCAAGGTCCATCGCCTGAGCGACGGTGAAGTGCCCGAAAACCCCGATGCGAAATGGGGCGAAGTCCTGACGCTTGAAGTCGAGCAGCGCGGAGACGAAGAGGTCCAGACCATGACGTGGGTGGCGGCGGCGGATCATCCCGATCAATTCTATGTCGAAGTGGAGGGCGAGGACCAGTCCCACAGAGCCATCAAGATTTTCGATGTCCGGACCAACCGATTCGTGAAGGATGTGTTCTCGGACCCCGATCATGATGTCGGCGGGACCCTGATCAATGCGAAAACGGGAGATTATGCGGGGGCCTATCTCTGGCGCGATCGGCTCGAATATCACCTTGTCGATACGGATCTTCAAACTCATATGGACAGGGTCAATGCCCATTTCGGGGACCGGGCCAATGTCATCATAGCCGGATTTTCCGAAGATCGACGCCGCGCCCTCGCCTTCGTGTCGGCACCGAACGATCCGGGCGGCTATTACATCTATGAATTTGACGACCAGTCGCTGACGCAAATTGTCAGTGCCGCTGAGGCGATCCCGTCCGAACTGCCTTCACGCACGGATATTGTGTCGATCCCGACGCGCGATGGCCAGGCGATCACGGGCTATCATACGCGGCCATTACAGAACGGCGAGCCCGTGACGGCGGCGCCGTTGATCGTGCTGGTGCATGGCGGGCCGGAAAGCCGCGACTATTTCGACTATGACCGGGATGTGCAGTTCCTGACGTCGCGGGGGTATCAGCTGCTCCAGATCAATTTCCGGGGCTCATCGGGCTATGGCCGGACGTTTGCCGAAGCGGGCTACCGGCAGTGGGCCGGGACGATGCATGACGATGTGATCGACGCGACCCGGTTCATGGTGTCCAGCGGGCACGCAACGCCGGACCGGACCTGCATCATGGGGCACTCCTATGGTGGTTACGCCGCCCTGTTTGCAGGGGCCAAGCGCCCGGATCTCTTCGCCTGTGTGATCGCGGGGTCGGGTGTGTCGGATCTTTATCAATCCCTCAAGGATGACCGCAGGACCTATGGCAAGAATTCAAGCACCTTCGAATATTGGACGAAATCCATTGGCGATATGAAGACGGACCGGGCCGAGCTTGAGGCGGCGTCCCCCGTCAATCTGGCCAGTCGTTTCGACGATCCGGTTCTACTTGTTCATGGCGAATATGACCGCATCGTCGATCTCGATCAGTCCACAAAGATGCAAAAAGCGCTCGAGAGAGCAGGCAAGTCCGTTGAAAAGCTGGTTCTGCCCGTCGGGCATCGTCACGATAGCTGGTCGATCGAAGTCTCCACGACCTATTTCGAGCGACTGGAGGCGTTTCTAGGTGGGGTTTTCCCGGAAACGACCGCAGCGAATTAA
- the pyrC gene encoding dihydroorotase — protein MTPLTLTDIRILDPESGRDETGHIRIEDGRIAALGNVAVRGDVLAGRGLTCAPGLIDARVKAGEPGQENRETLASAARAALAGGVTQIVVQPQTEPIIDDMSLVDFIMRKGESLDIDVHVAGALTKGLDGRTMTEIGLMSEAGAVLFASGPNPVEDAGIMRRLMAYSATFNALISNSPVTPSLSDGSCAHESDVAARLGLPAAPAVSERIMAERDMALAELTGGRLLLDLISSAETADSVRRFKRRDIDVAASVSINHLALNELDIGDYRTFAKLDPPLREERDRQALLRAVEDGTIDIIVSDHDPQSAGRKRLPYAEATPGAVGLELLLPVGLKLAAEEELDLMAFLRAVTVAPADLLGLEGGRLREGAPADLVLFDATEPWVLDSERLLSRSKNTPFDGRRMTGRVRHTFKDGRIVYSAV, from the coding sequence ATGACCCCTCTCACCCTGACGGATATCCGTATTCTGGACCCCGAAAGCGGACGCGACGAAACGGGCCACATCCGGATCGAAGACGGGCGGATCGCCGCGCTCGGTAACGTGGCTGTGCGGGGCGACGTCCTCGCTGGTCGCGGCCTGACCTGCGCACCGGGCCTGATCGACGCGCGGGTCAAGGCCGGTGAGCCCGGTCAGGAAAACCGCGAGACATTGGCATCCGCCGCCCGTGCGGCGCTCGCCGGCGGTGTCACACAAATCGTCGTGCAGCCCCAGACCGAACCGATCATCGACGATATGTCGCTCGTCGATTTCATCATGCGCAAGGGCGAATCACTCGACATCGATGTCCATGTTGCCGGGGCGCTCACCAAAGGGCTGGATGGCCGGACCATGACCGAAATCGGCCTGATGAGCGAGGCAGGGGCCGTCCTGTTCGCGTCCGGTCCCAATCCGGTTGAGGATGCCGGTATCATGCGCCGTCTGATGGCCTATTCGGCAACCTTCAATGCCCTCATCAGCAACAGCCCGGTCACGCCGTCCCTGTCAGACGGAAGCTGCGCGCATGAATCCGATGTAGCGGCGCGGCTCGGCCTGCCCGCTGCGCCCGCCGTTTCGGAACGGATCATGGCTGAACGCGACATGGCACTGGCGGAGCTGACCGGAGGCCGCCTGCTCCTCGACCTGATCTCCAGCGCCGAAACGGCTGACAGTGTGCGCCGGTTCAAACGGCGCGATATCGACGTCGCCGCCTCCGTCTCGATCAATCATCTGGCGCTGAATGAGCTCGACATTGGCGACTACCGGACCTTTGCCAAGCTGGACCCGCCCTTGCGGGAAGAACGTGATCGTCAAGCGCTGCTACGCGCCGTGGAAGACGGCACGATCGATATTATCGTGTCCGACCACGACCCGCAGAGCGCAGGCCGCAAACGCCTGCCCTATGCCGAAGCCACGCCCGGCGCGGTCGGGCTGGAGCTGCTTCTACCGGTCGGTCTGAAGCTGGCCGCGGAAGAAGAGCTGGACCTGATGGCCTTTCTGCGCGCCGTCACGGTCGCACCGGCCGATTTGCTCGGACTGGAAGGTGGTCGGCTTCGCGAAGGGGCACCCGCCGATCTAGTCCTGTTCGATGCGACCGAACCTTGGGTACTCGACTCCGAACGATTGCTGTCACGCTCGAAGAACACGCCTTTTGATGGTCGCCGGATGACCGGGCGCGTGCGTCATACCTTCAAGGACGGACGGATCGTTTATTCGGCGGTCTGA
- a CDS encoding DUF962 domain-containing protein — translation MKTIKTYREFWPYYLREHAKPATRAWHYVGTMIAILVLLTVIVTGRWLLLPLVLVSGYFFAWLSHGLIEKNKPATFTYPLWSLMSDFRMLYCFLTGQMGRELEKAGVRAVQTAE, via the coding sequence ATGAAGACGATCAAGACTTATCGCGAATTCTGGCCCTACTATCTGCGTGAACATGCCAAGCCAGCCACGCGCGCCTGGCATTATGTCGGCACCATGATCGCCATTCTGGTCCTGCTGACCGTGATCGTGACGGGACGCTGGTTGCTGTTGCCGCTCGTTCTGGTCTCGGGTTACTTTTTTGCCTGGCTGAGCCACGGCTTGATCGAAAAGAACAAACCCGCCACCTTCACTTACCCACTCTGGTCACTCATGTCCGACTTCCGCATGCTCTATTGTTTCCTGACCGGACAGATGGGCCGCGAGCTTGAAAAGGCGGGTGTCAGGGCGGTTCAGACCGCCGAATAA
- the ruvX gene encoding Holliday junction resolvase RuvX, protein MALIDLDTLATTQGPLLGLDPGTKTLGLAISDRTRLIATPLLTIKRRKFTPDAAQLIEHYNVNECSALVVGLPLNMDGSEGPRVQSVRDFCNNLLRLEDFPIFLWDERLSTAAVTRNMIDADVSRARRAEKVDAMAAGYILQGVLDKLRA, encoded by the coding sequence ATGGCATTGATCGATCTGGATACGCTTGCAACGACGCAGGGCCCCCTGCTCGGTCTGGATCCGGGCACCAAGACGCTGGGCTTGGCCATTTCAGATCGGACGCGACTGATCGCAACGCCTTTGCTGACCATCAAACGCCGCAAATTCACGCCTGATGCCGCGCAGTTGATCGAACATTACAATGTCAATGAATGCAGCGCTCTTGTCGTCGGATTGCCGCTCAATATGGATGGGTCCGAAGGGCCGCGCGTTCAGTCCGTCCGGGATTTCTGCAACAATCTACTGCGCCTGGAGGATTTCCCGATCTTCCTCTGGGACGAACGCCTGTCGACGGCTGCTGTCACGCGCAACATGATTGATGCCGATGTCAGCCGAGCCCGTCGCGCCGAAAAGGTTGACGCCATGGCTGCTGGCTACATCCTGCAAGGGGTGCTGGACAAACTCCGGGCCTAG
- a CDS encoding aspartate carbamoyltransferase catalytic subunit, protein MTPFEGYEFSKRHCLDISDFHRADIENLLALGAHYADLDVQKHGPRDVLAGKTLVNLFFENSTRTEKSFELAGRRLGADVISMQIASSSVKKGETLLDTAATLNAMNPDLLVVRHGQSGAPSLLAQKVSCSVINAGDGTHAHPTQALLDALTLRQAFDGDFSGIRIAICGDILHSRVARSNVQLLNMLGAEVRLIGPPTLIPTDADQWGVDVFHDMKDGLAGCDAIMMLRLQLERMSGSFVPSQREYFHFYGLDRSKLAYAKDGAVVLHPGPINRGVEISSGVADDPDISLITQQVAAGVAMRMAILHALAEGIQ, encoded by the coding sequence GTGACCCCATTCGAGGGATATGAGTTCAGCAAGAGGCATTGCCTCGATATTTCCGATTTCCACCGCGCCGATATTGAAAATCTGCTCGCGCTCGGTGCGCATTATGCCGATCTGGATGTCCAGAAACATGGCCCGCGCGACGTGCTGGCGGGCAAGACGCTGGTCAATCTGTTCTTTGAAAACTCGACCCGGACAGAAAAATCGTTCGAACTTGCGGGCCGTCGCCTTGGCGCGGACGTTATCAGCATGCAGATCGCCAGTTCATCGGTTAAAAAAGGCGAAACCCTGCTCGACACGGCGGCAACACTGAATGCGATGAACCCGGACCTGCTGGTCGTGCGTCATGGTCAGTCCGGTGCCCCATCCCTGCTGGCTCAGAAGGTTTCCTGTTCGGTCATCAATGCCGGGGACGGCACCCATGCACACCCGACTCAGGCCCTGCTGGACGCGCTGACCCTGCGACAGGCCTTCGATGGTGACTTCTCTGGCATCCGCATCGCCATATGCGGTGATATTCTACATAGCCGGGTCGCGCGGTCGAACGTTCAGCTGCTGAATATGCTCGGAGCCGAAGTCAGGCTGATTGGGCCCCCGACACTGATCCCGACCGATGCCGATCAGTGGGGCGTCGATGTCTTCCACGATATGAAAGATGGGTTGGCCGGGTGCGATGCGATCATGATGTTGCGGCTGCAGCTGGAACGGATGAGCGGGTCCTTCGTGCCCAGCCAGCGCGAATATTTTCACTTTTACGGGCTCGACCGGTCCAAGCTGGCCTATGCCAAGGACGGCGCCGTCGTCCTGCATCCGGGACCAATAAATCGCGGCGTCGAAATCAGCTCCGGCGTTGCCGACGATCCGGACATATCGCTGATCACGCAGCAGGTGGCTGCTGGCGTCGCGATGCGCATGGCCATTTTGCACGCGCTGGCGGAGGGCATTCAATGA
- a CDS encoding 1-acyl-sn-glycerol-3-phosphate acyltransferase: MKYDNPHMSPHSPRMGNAFTRWVGSVGLKLIGWELKGRMPDAPKFVIIGVPHTSNWDAISASLAMLASGFKYTFLIKQEWFFWPMGPIFRALGGYPVDRSKGSNVVRQLTRIFEENDRICIGFPPEGTRAKVDKYKTGFLRVAYAAKVPVFICAFDGPNKHVVLDKEFPLTGDIDADAKAIKDYVDATWVGVNPERQ, encoded by the coding sequence ATGAAGTATGACAATCCCCATATGTCTCCGCATTCACCCCGCATGGGCAATGCGTTCACGCGCTGGGTCGGCTCGGTCGGTCTGAAGCTGATCGGGTGGGAGCTGAAAGGGCGCATGCCCGATGCACCGAAATTCGTCATTATCGGCGTTCCGCATACATCCAACTGGGACGCGATCTCGGCGTCGCTCGCCATGCTCGCCAGCGGTTTCAAATATACGTTTCTGATCAAGCAGGAGTGGTTCTTCTGGCCGATGGGTCCGATTTTCCGAGCGCTCGGCGGCTATCCGGTCGACCGTTCGAAAGGCAGCAATGTCGTCCGCCAGCTGACCCGTATTTTCGAAGAGAATGACCGAATCTGTATCGGTTTTCCGCCGGAAGGCACACGCGCAAAGGTCGATAAATACAAGACAGGCTTTCTGCGGGTCGCCTACGCCGCCAAAGTTCCGGTCTTCATCTGTGCCTTTGACGGGCCGAACAAGCATGTCGTGCTCGACAAGGAGTTCCCGCTGACGGGCGATATCGATGCCGATGCCAAAGCGATCAAGGATTATGTCGACGCGACCTGGGTCGGGGTCAATCCTGAGCGCCAGTAA
- a CDS encoding DUF5675 family protein, with the protein MKIRVDRIWSDEDVTISEIFIDDEFFCHGLEDEYRAEKVPDETRIPLGEYAITLRTVGGFHQRYLSRFPDLHQGMLWVRDVPGFTYILIHIGNTEDDTSGCLLLGVADFPGKRVLYSARTYQRFYAQVWEAARDDDLTIEFQDLDRE; encoded by the coding sequence ATGAAAATACGTGTTGATCGCATCTGGTCCGATGAAGACGTCACCATAAGCGAAATCTTCATCGATGATGAATTTTTCTGTCATGGTCTCGAAGATGAGTATCGCGCTGAAAAAGTGCCGGATGAAACCCGCATTCCGCTAGGCGAATATGCCATCACACTACGCACAGTTGGTGGTTTCCATCAGAGATATCTGAGCCGCTTTCCGGATCTCCATCAGGGTATGCTGTGGGTCCGGGACGTGCCAGGCTTCACCTACATACTGATCCATATTGGCAATACAGAAGATGACACGAGCGGGTGTCTGCTCCTCGGCGTGGCCGATTTTCCCGGCAAACGGGTCCTGTATTCTGCAAGGACCTATCAGCGTTTTTACGCGCAAGTCTGGGAAGCCGCCCGCGATGACGATCTGACGATCGAATTTCAGGATCTGGACCGGGAATGA
- a CDS encoding alpha/beta hydrolase family protein — protein sequence MGRRVLAALTLCLITLTATVSAHAQSVTDFAGATYFEHVSLSPNGNLYSMVRFNRDGSSEARIYDRRTLQRVGGLTIPEGMSFTWVEWASDTTILASVSTQLRVEGRKIHLPTARIFSHDIRDRRKPVILFENEERILNTNIRLNRVVDMMPDDPDHIVMGAWRNGDFDLFRVNVETGEAERIAKGRDMTLSWFTDVTGRPSLRFDCATNTCRKINLYTPEDGADPSDTRTRWKLLRSFVQNNSEDDKFMDLQPLGPTANPDEFFVLDGRDEQPRRAVRVYNIRTNEFVETLFEDDRHDVSHALIDPKSRAYMGAQIWRDTIEYVLVDATLQDHLDTLNGYFEGDWNVSFSKIADNGSAALVYASASDEPGAYYIYDFKAKDTKRIARKNRSLHNALEAETEVLDIPVRDGTTLTGYLTVPGKNSKGRLIMMIHGGPEQRDVLDYDRDVQFLASRGYAVARVNFRGSSGYGRAFASAGYRQWGGVMHTDVIDATLWLQKRQDIAGSETCIMGYSYGAYAALLAGALQPQLYTCIVAGGGPSDLNQFLKDERKTHGRNSPQLAYWEKAIGERKADKDLLASISPINLVDRYEDPVLLIHATYDNTVEIDHSKDLEKALNKSGRSVELLELYGGHTHGTWPRSSRVAYLKKLEAFFATHLAPSASDPAKADAP from the coding sequence GTGGGACGCCGCGTTCTGGCGGCGCTCACCCTCTGCCTGATCACACTGACAGCAACCGTGTCGGCTCACGCGCAATCGGTCACTGATTTTGCCGGGGCGACCTATTTCGAGCATGTCAGCCTGAGCCCGAACGGCAATCTCTACTCAATGGTCCGGTTCAACCGGGATGGATCGTCTGAAGCGCGTATCTATGATCGACGAACCCTGCAGCGCGTCGGCGGGCTCACCATTCCCGAAGGGATGAGTTTTACTTGGGTGGAATGGGCGTCGGACACCACGATCCTCGCCTCCGTTTCCACGCAATTACGTGTCGAGGGACGCAAAATTCATCTGCCCACAGCGCGTATTTTCTCGCACGATATCCGGGATCGGCGGAAGCCCGTCATTCTGTTCGAAAATGAAGAACGCATTCTGAATACCAATATCCGCCTTAACCGTGTGGTCGACATGATGCCGGATGATCCGGATCACATCGTGATGGGGGCATGGCGAAACGGCGACTTTGATCTGTTCCGGGTCAATGTCGAGACGGGCGAAGCCGAGCGTATAGCCAAGGGCCGCGACATGACGTTGTCCTGGTTCACGGATGTGACCGGCCGTCCCAGCCTGCGGTTCGATTGTGCGACGAATACCTGCCGGAAAATCAATCTCTACACGCCTGAAGATGGGGCTGATCCGAGCGATACGCGGACCCGGTGGAAGCTGCTGCGCAGTTTTGTGCAGAACAATTCCGAAGACGATAAATTCATGGACCTGCAGCCTTTGGGCCCGACAGCCAATCCTGACGAGTTTTTCGTTCTCGACGGGCGGGACGAGCAGCCCCGGCGAGCTGTGCGGGTCTATAACATCCGGACCAATGAATTCGTCGAGACATTGTTCGAGGACGATCGTCATGATGTCAGTCATGCGCTGATCGATCCTAAAAGCCGCGCCTATATGGGGGCGCAGATCTGGCGCGATACGATCGAATATGTCTTGGTCGATGCGACCCTGCAGGATCATCTCGACACACTGAACGGCTATTTCGAAGGCGACTGGAACGTGTCTTTCAGCAAGATCGCTGACAATGGCAGCGCGGCTCTGGTCTATGCCAGCGCGTCCGATGAGCCCGGGGCCTACTATATCTACGATTTCAAGGCGAAGGACACGAAACGTATTGCCCGAAAGAATCGCAGCCTGCACAATGCGCTGGAGGCTGAAACGGAGGTACTGGACATCCCGGTCCGCGACGGGACGACCCTGACAGGGTACCTCACAGTGCCCGGGAAGAACTCCAAGGGGCGTCTGATCATGATGATACACGGCGGACCCGAACAGCGCGACGTTCTGGACTATGACCGCGACGTGCAGTTTCTGGCATCGCGCGGCTATGCTGTTGCGCGTGTCAATTTCCGCGGCTCCAGCGGATATGGCCGCGCCTTTGCCTCGGCGGGATACCGCCAATGGGGCGGTGTCATGCATACGGACGTCATCGACGCGACCCTGTGGCTGCAAAAGCGGCAGGATATCGCCGGATCAGAGACCTGTATCATGGGCTATTCCTACGGGGCCTATGCCGCGCTGCTGGCCGGCGCTTTGCAGCCGCAGCTTTATACCTGCATCGTCGCAGGCGGAGGGCCGAGCGACCTCAATCAATTCCTCAAAGATGAGCGTAAGACGCATGGCCGCAATTCGCCGCAACTGGCCTATTGGGAAAAGGCGATCGGGGAACGCAAGGCGGATAAGGATCTGCTGGCTTCCATATCCCCGATCAATCTGGTGGATCGTTATGAAGATCCCGTGCTGCTGATCCATGCGACCTATGACAATACGGTCGAGATCGACCATTCCAAGGATTTGGAGAAGGCGCTGAACAAGTCGGGTCGCTCGGTTGAGCTGCTGGAGCTTTACGGGGGGCATACGCATGGGACCTGGCCGCGAAGCAGCCGCGTCGCCTATCTGAAAAAGCTGGAAGCTTTCTTTGCGACACATCTTGCACCGTCGGCCTCTGATCCCGCAAAAGCGGATGCGCCCTGA
- a CDS encoding 1-acyl-sn-glycerol-3-phosphate acyltransferase, with translation MSSDPTPVTTIDGATDYPRQGNGLTRWIGLTLLKLMGWRIKGEWPDVPKLVTIGAPHTSNWDLGLAMGMMLGWNLRLSWMMKKEAFVWPLGWLWKKMGGIPIDRKAAQDIVEQTADAFARRDKLHLGITPEGTRSKVGGFRKGYLRIAYAANVPVFLVGVDAPNRQVVLDKFWPLTGDIDADNAAIETYYRDTYQGIHAAKS, from the coding sequence ATGAGCAGCGATCCTACACCCGTCACAACAATCGATGGCGCAACCGATTATCCCCGCCAAGGCAACGGTCTGACGCGGTGGATCGGGCTCACTTTGCTGAAATTGATGGGCTGGAGGATCAAGGGCGAGTGGCCAGACGTGCCCAAGCTGGTCACAATCGGTGCGCCGCATACGTCCAACTGGGACCTGGGGTTGGCTATGGGGATGATGCTGGGATGGAATCTGCGCCTGTCCTGGATGATGAAGAAGGAAGCCTTCGTCTGGCCGCTGGGATGGCTCTGGAAAAAGATGGGCGGGATACCGATCGACCGGAAAGCCGCACAGGATATTGTCGAGCAGACGGCAGACGCCTTTGCCCGGCGCGACAAGCTGCATCTGGGCATTACGCCCGAGGGAACGCGCTCGAAGGTCGGCGGTTTTCGCAAGGGCTATCTGCGGATCGCATACGCCGCCAATGTTCCGGTCTTCCTGGTCGGTGTAGATGCCCCGAACCGTCAGGTCGTTCTCGACAAATTCTGGCCGCTGACAGGCGACATCGATGCCGACAATGCTGCGATCGAGACCTATTACCGCGACACCTATCAGGGCATTCACGCCGCCAAGAGCTAG